A DNA window from Acomys russatus chromosome 7, mAcoRus1.1, whole genome shotgun sequence contains the following coding sequences:
- the LOC127192383 gene encoding zinc finger protein 175-like, with protein sequence MSADMDFCPKLRTLGAEEQHESCERLVSFEDVTVDFSQEEWQHLDPAQRRLYQEVMLEIYGHLLAVGCPRPKVILKMEKVKDAQMGEVGVPHQGCQCLTDFFVSDSDSSSTMLTVSVSSSLVSAGESEQDSAHQICAKAAFPNDASRATTGRGSYCSIVEEQWRDGDPRKTDQQQQIPPLSPGAFFNQQVLLTDSSYEWAATGEAIPSGPHLISTQKRSPRWCPFEKALQPNLQANSECQSSATKQPDGIVESGQCFTQGLSNAVCTAHNQGEKACEGNQFIPSRKHLLTQRDILSQATPVEYSTYGTALTANSALYQQQIPDAIETPFICHMCGKSFLPKPELIFRPGTNRGETPYECPDCRKLLPNASNLQARQETHTEGKPYGCRDCGKSFSYASHLKVHLRIHTGERPYVCSDCGKAFSQKSVLTTHQRIHTGEKPYTCSQCGKLFVYASDLKKHSRFHTGEKPYECSDCGKLFSNKSHLPVHHRIHTGEKPYKCFDCGKSFRRKSHLTVHNRIHTGEKPYVCSDCGKAFSHSSVLSTHQRIHTGERPYACGYCGKAMSSKAQLTEHQRIHTGEKPYVCVECGKAFSGRSSLQVHRRTHSSEKPFICHKCGKGFLRKSQLSSHQHTHTHENP encoded by the exons ATGTCTGCTGACATGGATTTCTGCCCGAAGCTCCGGAcactgggagcagaggagcagCATGAGTCGTGTGAG AGACTGGTGTCCTTTGAGGATGTGACTGTGGACTTCAGCCAGGAGGAGTGGCAGCACCTGGACCCCGCCCAGAGACGCCTGTACCAGGAGGTCATGCTGGAGATCTACGGCCACCTGTTGGCAGTGG GGTGCCCCAGGCCAAAGGTCATCCTCAAGATGGAGAAAGTAAAGGATGCACAGATGGGAGAGGTTGGTGTCCCACATCAGGGGTGTCAGTGCCTGACAG ATTTCTTTGTGTCCGACTCTGACTCCTCCTCCACCATGCTCactgtgtctgtttcttcttctcttgtcTCAGCAGGCGAATCAGAGCAGGACTCAGCACACCAGATTTGTGCGAAAGCTGCTTTTCCAAATGATGCATCAAGAGCAACCACTGGGCGTGGTTCATATTGTTCCATTGTAGAGGAGCAGTGGCGGGACGGTGACCCTAGAAAGACAGATCAGCAGCAGCAGATCCCACCCTTGAGTCCTGGTGCTTTCTTCAACCAGCAAGTGCTGCTCACAGACAGTAGTTATGAATGGGCAGCAACTGGGGAAGCCATTCCCTCAGGCCCCCACCTCATTTCTACACAGAAGAGATCTCCGAGATGGTGCCCATTTGAAAAGGCTTTGCAGCCTAACCTTCAAGCAAACAGTGAGTGTCAAAGCAGTGCCACAAAGCAGCCTGATGGCATTGTTGAATCTGGTCAGTGCTTCACACAAGGCCTTTCTAATGCTGTCTGTACAGCTCATAACCAAGGGGAGAAAGCGTGTGAAGGTAACCAGTTTATTCCCAGCCGCAAGCATCTCCTTACACAGCGGGACATTCTTTCTCAGGCCACACCAGTTGAATATAGCACATATGGGACGGCCCTCACTGCTAACTCAGCTTTGTATCAGCAGCAAATACCAGACGCTATAGAGACACCTTTTATTTGTCACATGTGTGGGAAATCCTTCCTTCCGAAGCCTGAGTTGATTTTTCGTCCAGGAACAAACAGAGGAGAGACACCTTACGAATGTCCTGACTGTCGGAAATTGCTTCCTAATGCGTCCAACCTGCAGGCGCGTCAGGAAACTCACACGGAGGGGAAGCCTTACGGATGCCGAGACTGTGGGAAGTCGTTCAGTTACGCATCCCACCTAAAGGTGCATCTTCGGATACACACAGGTGAGAGACCTTACGTGTGTTCTGACTGTGGGAAGGCCTTTAGCCAGAAGTCTGTTCTCACCACACACCAGAGGattcacactggggagaagccttACACGTGCAGCCAGTGTGGCAAACTGTTTGTGTATGCGTCAGATCTGAAGAAGCATAGTCGGttccacactggggagaagccttACGAGTGCAGTGACTGTGGGAAGCTGTTCAGTAACAAATCTCACCTGCCTGTGCACCATCGGATTCACACCGGTGAGAAGCCTTACAAATGCTTTGACTGTGGCAAGTCTTTCAGAAGAAAATCCCACCTCACAGTGCATAACCGGATACACACTGGCGAGAAACCGTACGTGTGCTCTGATTGTGGGAAGGCCTTCAGCcacagttcagttctcagcacacatCAGAGAATTCACACCGGGGAGAGGCCTTACGCATGCGGCTACTGTGGCAAAGCCATGTCCTCTAAAGCCCAGCTGACTGAGCACCAAAGAATCCACACAGGGGAGAAGCCGTATGTGTGCGTTGAGTGTGGGAAAGCTTTTAGTGGCAGATCTTCTTTGCAAGTGCACCGTAGAACTCACAGTAGTGAAAAACCTTTTATCTGTCACAAATGTGGGAAAGGTTTCCTGCGCAAGTCACAGCTGTCCTCTCACCAACACACTCACACCCATGAGAATCCTTAG